Genomic DNA from Bacteroidota bacterium:
TGAAAATTTAAAAACAGTAATTATCGGGCAGGATCCTTATCATGGCGAAAATCAAGCTCATGGGCTTTGTTTTTCAGTTAAAAAAGGAATTAAACCACCACCAAGTCTTGTAAATATCTTTAAAGAGCTAAAAACTGACATAGGATTTTCAATTCCAAATCATGGTGAACTATTAAAGTGGTCGGAGCAAGGAGTACTTTTATTGAACGCAGTGCTTACCGTAAGAGGCAATCAGGCAAATTCCCATAAAGATATTGGCTGGGGAAAATTTACAGATGCAGTAATAAAAACAATATCCAATGAAAAAGAAGGAATAGTATTTTTACTTTGGGGCAGATTTGCACAAACAAAATCAGAA
This window encodes:
- the ung gene encoding uracil-DNA glycosylase codes for the protein MTISSSENRRIDIPPLNEKWKKLLNKELNSDYFFRILEFLEKEKSENQIVYPEYENIFSAFNHRSPENLKTVIIGQDPYHGENQAHGLCFSVKKGIKPPPSLVNIFKELKTDIGFSIPNHGELLKWSEQGVLLLNAVLTVRGNQANSHKDIGWGKFTDAVIKTISNEKEGIVFLLWGRFAQTKSELIDDKKHFILKATHPSPFSANNGFFGCRHFSTTNEILKSINKKPIDWQL